Proteins encoded in a region of the Pocillopora verrucosa isolate sample1 chromosome 11, ASM3666991v2, whole genome shotgun sequence genome:
- the LOC136284122 gene encoding adenosine receptor A2a-like, producing MATLTSQLSSQLPIGVVVFLLAFNIVLSFTASLDILYYVEEVVCISNYVLFGVTVLISTAISVDRLLVLLLRLRYRQVVTPKRTQAVILLCWIIAVLCGLVRVWSQTVSEIVAFVAVVVSLVTSVFCYVKIHLRLQRYQAEVEDNPGEGRSNAGEDIGAGKDEAGAITGTRTATEEGAGLKGTGRGRVRAWTAKGSSKQRLNGRVQLNIKQ from the exons ATGGCGACCCTCACAAGCCAGTtatcttcacaattaccaattGGAGTAGTAGTATTTCTCCTCGCTTTCAACATTGTCCTCTCATTCACAGCATCTCTTG ATATTTTGTATTACGTCGAAGAGGTTGTTTGTATATCCAACTATGTTTTGTTTGGAGTGACTGTACTGATATCAACAGCCATCAGTGTTGACAGACTTCTTGTTCTGTTATTGaggctgagatacagacaagttGTGACACCAAAGCGAACTCAAGCTGTTATACTTTTATGCTGGATAATTGCTGTTTTATGCGGATTGGTTCGTGTCTGGAGTCAAACGGTTTCGGAGATTGTTGCTTTTGTGGCCGTTGTGGTATCTCTGGTTACTTCCGTGTTTTGCTACGTAAAGATCCACCTGAGATTACAGCGGTACCAGGCTGAAGTAGAAGACAACCCTGGCGAAGGACGGTCAAATGCAGGAGAAGATATAGGAGCAGGAAAAGATGAAGCAGGCGCAATAACGGGGACAAGAACAGCCACAGAAGAAGGAGCAGGATTAAAAGGTACAGGAAGGGGAAGAGTACGTGCATGGACAGCAAAAggttcatcaaaacaaagattaaaCGGAAGAGTTCAactaaacatcaaacaatag